The Bacillus zhangzhouensis region GTTTGAATGGTGTTGACTGTTTCTTTTGCTTTCTTGTATGCATCTTTGAATTGAATGTTAGGACCGCTGCTGGATGTAATGGCTGTGTCTTCAGTGGTTAAGCCGAATACAGCCACCTTTTCACCGTTTACATCAAGCAGGATGTATGGGTAAATCCCAGCTTCTTTTTTCTCACCAGCTTTAAATGTGGCTGGCTTTTTTACTAAGCTGCTCAATTGTTTTTCCTTAGAGACATCAACGTTTGATGACACAATCGGGAAAACAGGCTTTTCAAATTGATGACGGTTTTTCGCATCTACATCTGATGCATCACCTGTCAGGAATTGACGAAGAACAGAAGGACCTTTGTCAAATTCATGATTACCAAACGTCATGGCATCATATTTCATTAAGTTCATCAGTTTTAGGTCGGCAAGTCCCTGCCACTTTGTGAAATATAGGTCACCAGAGAAGACATCTCCAGCATCTAATAAAATGTTGTTCTTGCTTTCGGCTCGAACTTCTTTAATCTTTGTTGCACGTCTTGCCGCATCATCAAGGTGTGCGTGTGTATCGTTTGTATGCATCACCGTTAAATTCCAGTTGTCAGATGCAGGCGGTTCTGTTGTACCATCCTCTTTAAAGGCTAGCTTGTACACGCCAAGACCATCTGTGCTGGCGTTACGAACAAAGTCAACGTTGCTTGATTTTTCAGCAAACGGCTTAGCTAAAAGAGAGGATTCAAATGTGACTGTTGCGCCTTTGACTGGTGCAATGGACCAGTTTTGATCCGCACTTGGGTTGATGGTTTTTTGTTCGATAATATAATCCATCAGCACTTGGCGGTTTTCATCAGCTGAGGCCAGCACCACTTTATCTTGCGTCAGATGCGGGAAACCCCCGCCGCCAGAAGCTCGATAGTTGTTGGTCACGACTAAGAATTCTTGATTGTCGGAGACTGGTTTTCCGTTGTAAGACAGGTTTTTGATGCGGTTGGCATTCGCATTAACAAGTGTGCCTGTTGTGCTGTATTTAGCAGGCTGCGTCACATCGACTTGGTATGTCACACCATCAATGACATCAAAGTTATACGAGCGGTATTCCTCGTTTAAAATCGGCTGTTCTTTTGAATCGTTTGGTTTGATCTGATGAAATTGTCCGGCAGACATCTCGAGCCAATCTTTTACTTCACTGCCTTTCAGTTTCACAATCTGCACCGTGTTATCGTAAAGGTAGAGATCGCCGATATTTTTAATTGCTAAATCTCCTTTGGCGATATTTGTATAATAATTCACACCGTTTCGGCCGCCCGCTTTAAACGGGGCGCCTGCAGATAAAATCGGTAAGTTTTTGTATGGCGTATCCTTCATTTTTTCTTGTGCATACCATTTTTGTGCATCTGTCACCATTTGAATAGAAGGATCATCCATCACTTGAGCAAAAAAGCTGTTAATGTCTGCTTCTGTTTTACCGACAGGTTTTCGTACATAATCAAGTGTGTTTTGATGCGTCGTTTGAATGGCGTCTTTCACAGTGCTGTTTTGAGAGGTTACTCCTGTAACAGATTCAATTTTCCCAGTTCCGTCTGTGACCTTCCATTTGCTGCCGTCAGGCTCTAATGTTAAATCAATGACTCCGAGGTAGCTTCCCCAGTTTTTTGACATGACGACTGGAATGCCATTGATGGTTCCTTTTGAGACATCGAATTTGTCGACGCCGCTATATTCAGTGCTTGGGAATGTGCCGTGCTGGTGGCCGGACACGATCGCATCGATGCCTTTCGTTTTTGTGGCAAGGTCAAAGATCATGTTTTCTGATCCTTTAGGCGAAGCGGTTTTTTCAATTCCTGTATGGGCAAGAGCGACGATGATATCTGCGCCTTTTGCCTTCATTTCAGGGATGGTTTCATTGGCAGATTCGACGATATCCTGCACTTGAACTTGTCCATCTAAATGCTTCTTATCCCATGTCATAATTTGTGGCGGAACGAATCCTATGTAACCGACTTTCACAGTTTGTGAGGCTCCGTTTGCATCTTTAAAGGTTTTATCTTGAATGACATAAGGCGTAAATCGGGGTTCTCCATTTAACTTTTTGACGTTCGCATTGACAATCGGGAAGTTAGCGCCGGCAATGGTGCCGTCAAGGAATGCTAATCCGTAGTTAAATTCATGATTGCCAAGTGTTCCTGCATCGTATTTCAGTTTGTTGAGTGTATGAATAATGGGGTGAACCTTTGTTTGATCAATGATGCGGTCTTTCTCATTTTTGTAAACGTATTCTCCAAGAGGGGTTCCTTGAATCAGGTCTCCATTATCAACAAGGAGTGTATTTGGATTTTGTGAACGGTGCTTTTCAATCAGCTCGGCTGTTTTCGCCAAACCAAATTCATTTGTTTCTTTGTCGCTGTAATAATCGTAATTCATCATGTTCGCATGAATATCCGTTGTGGCTAAGATGCTGACTTTTACGGCAGTGCCGTTTTCTATTGCTGCATGAGTAGGTACTGCTGGGAGAATGAGACTAATCATCATAATGGAAGTGAGCAGAATAGACAGGTTTTTCCTTCGTTTAGACCTATGTGCTTTCTTCTTCACCTGATCTCCGCCTTTCTAATTTTTTTGACCACAATACCTATTGTAGAAATGTTTCGTTAACTTTTGTAGTTATTTTTTGCAGATTATTGTAAAGATAACATAAATCATACGAATTACCTTGTTGGGGGAATATAAATAAGTCTAAATGCTTATTTTTATCATAAAGGGTTTTCTGATCGGGATAGGATGTTTGATTTCAATGTACCCGGGTATAGTGTGTAGTGTAAACGATAATCTAGCAGGAGGGTTTCTACATGGGTAAGAAAATTGCCGTTGTATTAACAGATTACTTTGAGGATGTTGAATTCACCGAACCTGCAAAAGCCTTTAAAGATGCAGGCCATGAGATCACAGTGATTGAAAATGAAAAAGGAAAAACAGTGAAAGGGAAGCAAGGAGAAGCAGAAGTGAGAGTGGATGCGTCCATTGATAACGTGAAGCCTGAAGACTTCGATGCACTCCTGATTCCTGGCGGGTTCTCACCAGACATTCTGCGTGCAGATGATCGATATGTCCAATTCACAAAAGCATTTATGGATGAGAAAAAGCCAGTATTTGCGATCTGTCACGGACCGCAATTGCTCATCACAGCAAAGGCACTGGAAGGCAGAGATGCGACTGGCTATACATCCATTCAAGTAGATATGGAAAACGCAGGCGCAAAATTCAAAGATGAAGAAGTTGTCATTTGTCAGGATCAGCTTGTGACAAGCCGTACACCTGATGACATTCCAGCATTTAATCGTGAATCATTAAAACTGCTCGCAAAATAAGCAGTTTTGACAGGATAAACAAAGCCAGCACCTTGCGGGGTGCTGGCTTTTTCGTGCATGGATGTAAGAAAGCAGCTTGTAAACCGGCACTGTTCCTTTGCACAATTATTTTCGTAAGCTTTTGAGCTCGCTTGCGATGGCTTGCATTTCACTTGGGCTGAATGAAGATTTTTTCATCACCATTTGGTGTAGAAATTCTATATCTTCGTACTTGTCTGGACGGAAGTCCTCGGCTT contains the following coding sequences:
- a CDS encoding multifunctional 2',3'-cyclic-nucleotide 2'-phosphodiesterase/3'-nucleotidase/5'-nucleotidase codes for the protein MKKKAHRSKRRKNLSILLTSIMMISLILPAVPTHAAIENGTAVKVSILATTDIHANMMNYDYYSDKETNEFGLAKTAELIEKHRSQNPNTLLVDNGDLIQGTPLGEYVYKNEKDRIIDQTKVHPIIHTLNKLKYDAGTLGNHEFNYGLAFLDGTIAGANFPIVNANVKKLNGEPRFTPYVIQDKTFKDANGASQTVKVGYIGFVPPQIMTWDKKHLDGQVQVQDIVESANETIPEMKAKGADIIVALAHTGIEKTASPKGSENMIFDLATKTKGIDAIVSGHQHGTFPSTEYSGVDKFDVSKGTINGIPVVMSKNWGSYLGVIDLTLEPDGSKWKVTDGTGKIESVTGVTSQNSTVKDAIQTTHQNTLDYVRKPVGKTEADINSFFAQVMDDPSIQMVTDAQKWYAQEKMKDTPYKNLPILSAGAPFKAGGRNGVNYYTNIAKGDLAIKNIGDLYLYDNTVQIVKLKGSEVKDWLEMSAGQFHQIKPNDSKEQPILNEEYRSYNFDVIDGVTYQVDVTQPAKYSTTGTLVNANANRIKNLSYNGKPVSDNQEFLVVTNNYRASGGGGFPHLTQDKVVLASADENRQVLMDYIIEQKTINPSADQNWSIAPVKGATVTFESSLLAKPFAEKSSNVDFVRNASTDGLGVYKLAFKEDGTTEPPASDNWNLTVMHTNDTHAHLDDAARRATKIKEVRAESKNNILLDAGDVFSGDLYFTKWQGLADLKLMNLMKYDAMTFGNHEFDKGPSVLRQFLTGDASDVDAKNRHQFEKPVFPIVSSNVDVSKEKQLSSLVKKPATFKAGEKKEAGIYPYILLDVNGEKVAVFGLTTEDTAITSSSGPNIQFKDAYKKAKETVNTIQTEEKINKIIALTHIGYNRDLELAQKVDGIDLIIGGHTHTLVETLKIVNKKEPTIVAQVKDYGQFLGKVDVAFNQKGVVQPKTSSFDLITIDDSVKEDDDAKAILDQYKADIQELKTKKVGSTDVLLDGQREHVRAKETNLGNFIADGMLKKAQESAGADLAIINGGGIRGSIEKGDITLGDILTVMPFGNTLYVADLKGSQMKKALEQGLSGIEEGGGAFPHVAGIEYTFTLSKPAGSRLIDVKLKDQNGKLTDIDDKKTYRVATNAFVGTGGDGYSVFTEAAHGEDLGYVDYEIFKEQIEQADGGHISPVIDHRVKEVFLPRAKGTGAYDIQDDEKFQTYVEHTNKTLLYLDKASEPKNVQLSLSKAQIAELKKREQDPNVTIYHDKVGLTLPLSNLSEKSADIWMKKTDKVKNALTDTYDFQIKQDQKKVSTFKDPVTLSFTLDEPRKAKKPGVYYVDRKKNHYAKTSNGSFENGVVSGQTEHFSEYTVLNQSGAARTTPDQTGGDGGTSAPGGGTGKDPNQDGTGLPGGTLPNTASMMYTAVLIGILMLASGGILYYYQRKRTKKNVSS
- a CDS encoding type 1 glutamine amidotransferase, encoding MGKKIAVVLTDYFEDVEFTEPAKAFKDAGHEITVIENEKGKTVKGKQGEAEVRVDASIDNVKPEDFDALLIPGGFSPDILRADDRYVQFTKAFMDEKKPVFAICHGPQLLITAKALEGRDATGYTSIQVDMENAGAKFKDEEVVICQDQLVTSRTPDDIPAFNRESLKLLAK
- a CDS encoding DUF1128 domain-containing protein, with product MSEQKAAEVNQLIEDISQKLNMLNIGVIKAEDFRPDKYEDIEFLHQMVMKKSSFSPSEMQAIASELKSLRK